From Coleofasciculus sp. FACHB-1120, one genomic window encodes:
- a CDS encoding HAMP domain-containing sensor histidine kinase: MKVGIKRFAVQVHPPSSTLGSVGTPYRADLRSICKLHLEQIAAQLPVVAAWIVYQDSDTQKRQLVAYYPDERQGNYAELPKFFAEVQWEDSLPVLKLSEVTKCAKSASADAACSYNTYVCPLSEQKAKEAGYLLLWSKNPLSLLQQQGVEKQAQLLSHYLLMSRECSRQKTEIQLLEQVLGRTEHQLRNPLALISLYAENLCLGLPSGCLQEQAGIVRETVNELIENLTDLVYCGQQAKLQVAPYELRKTLAESIQGLQPWLEEKQLHIRYPEKPVTLTGDRWQMKQVFDNLLSNAVHFSPPGGMITCNWQVFQSEVIIEVSDSGSGLSEEDLKQVFTPFYSKRPGGTGLGLAIAKKIILDHQGTIWVENLPSGGAQFSFTLPR; this comes from the coding sequence ATGAAGGTTGGAATAAAACGGTTTGCTGTACAGGTGCATCCACCTTCCTCCACACTCGGTTCGGTAGGTACACCGTACCGTGCCGATCTTAGGAGTATTTGCAAGCTCCATCTCGAACAGATAGCCGCACAACTACCTGTTGTAGCAGCCTGGATTGTCTACCAAGATTCAGATACCCAAAAGCGTCAATTAGTAGCCTACTATCCAGACGAACGCCAGGGAAATTACGCAGAGTTGCCCAAATTTTTCGCTGAGGTGCAGTGGGAAGATTCCCTCCCTGTGCTGAAGTTGAGCGAAGTCACCAAGTGTGCTAAAAGTGCATCTGCTGACGCCGCTTGTAGCTACAACACTTACGTTTGCCCTCTCAGCGAGCAGAAAGCCAAAGAAGCTGGGTATTTGCTGTTATGGAGTAAAAATCCGCTTTCTTTGCTGCAACAGCAAGGCGTAGAGAAACAGGCTCAATTACTGAGTCACTACCTGCTGATGTCTCGCGAATGTTCTCGTCAAAAAACTGAGATTCAGTTACTTGAGCAAGTGCTAGGTCGTACAGAACATCAACTGCGAAATCCCTTGGCACTGATTAGTCTTTACGCCGAAAATTTATGTTTAGGGTTGCCATCCGGCTGCTTGCAAGAGCAGGCTGGGATTGTTCGCGAAACTGTGAATGAGTTAATTGAAAACTTAACGGATTTGGTTTACTGCGGACAACAGGCAAAACTACAGGTAGCACCTTATGAGCTGAGGAAAACATTGGCTGAAAGTATCCAAGGTCTGCAACCTTGGTTAGAAGAGAAACAACTGCATATCCGCTATCCAGAGAAGCCGGTCACGCTGACGGGAGATCGATGGCAGATGAAACAGGTCTTTGACAACCTATTGAGTAATGCAGTTCATTTTAGCCCGCCGGGAGGAATGATTACTTGTAATTGGCAAGTCTTTCAATCTGAAGTGATTATTGAAGTTTCTGATAGCGGTTCCGGACTTTCTGAAGAAGACTTGAAACAAGTATTCACACCTTTTTATTCTAAACGTCCAGGGGGTACGGGGTTGGGTTTGGCGATCGCTAAAAAAATTATCCTCGACCATCAAGGAACCATTTGGGTAGAAAACTTGCCTTCTGGTGGGGCACAATTTTCTTTTACCCTACCTCGATAG
- a CDS encoding Pvc16 family protein — protein sequence MIPATAQTLAEILAEGISLLSTEQIDFNHPGRREDVRPVLNLFCYNIGENSQVDHRINQEKPHPPTFGKYSPLWFDISFLVSAWDHTALGEQRLLSEALMLLLRYRWLPEELLAPSLRGYGSLSMTISAVGLIDAVALWRALGVPLRPALYVTVTVPFNRLGQGEPNTPIEVVGNGVVRSRS from the coding sequence ATGATCCCTGCTACTGCCCAGACTTTGGCAGAAATCCTGGCTGAGGGGATTTCCCTGCTCAGTACAGAGCAAATTGATTTCAACCACCCTGGTAGGCGGGAGGATGTAAGACCAGTACTGAACCTGTTCTGCTACAACATCGGGGAAAACAGTCAGGTAGACCACAGGATTAACCAGGAAAAACCGCATCCACCCACTTTTGGGAAGTATTCCCCGTTATGGTTTGACATTTCGTTCCTAGTCAGTGCCTGGGATCATACTGCCCTAGGAGAACAGCGTCTGCTGTCAGAAGCATTGATGCTGTTGTTACGTTACCGCTGGCTACCAGAAGAATTGCTCGCTCCTTCATTACGGGGTTATGGCAGCTTATCAATGACCATTTCTGCTGTCGGGCTTATTGATGCCGTCGCTCTATGGCGTGCGCTGGGGGTTCCATTACGTCCAGCTTTATATGTAACCGTGACAGTTCCCTTTAACCGACTAGGACAAGGAGAACCGAACACACCTATAGAAGTAGTAGGGAATGGGGTAGTTCGTAGTAGGTCGTAA
- a CDS encoding phage tail sheath C-terminal domain-containing protein, with protein MPMDYFAPGVYVEEVDRGSRPIEGVSMSVAGFVGFTEDVRGDAELFKPMMITNWSQFLEYFAKQGSDGYTDFNAYLPFAVNGWFMNGGGRCWVTSIGTKLPGSQPPPLEETATKLRTSGNRPSLMFAIKPSEGEEDGSSALALPGGRVNVSILPDEPKAPEDPEAEPPLNTGEYFKVIVSSGGEKLEEYSHLTMNPDVEAQVGTYAVTAINEGIGDQQASQFLSVTDMSTSGQPLSRRPVNGTYEVSPPPVISSPERFPRDVNGVRDDRTGVQGIFEIDEVSMIACPDLMLAYQRGLLDLDQVHGIMEMMVSMCENNAPSPNYRMVVLDPPPCKGGGDPVPPEQQKPQHVAQWLSNFNRRSMFGALYYPWIKVANPRNAGRPILVPPCGHMMGIWCRTDETRGVFKAPANEVPRGVLGLAYETNFREQELLNPVGINCIRNFANYNRGFQVWGARTLVEPANVQWRYISVRRLISYIERSIEIGTQWVVFEPNDQDLWARVTRTVSNFLERLWRAGALFGGSPGESFYVKCDASINTHETIMLGRLYVEIGVCPVRPAEFVIFRISQWSPNQ; from the coding sequence ATGCCAATGGATTATTTTGCTCCTGGTGTCTACGTCGAAGAAGTAGACCGTGGCAGCCGCCCGATTGAAGGGGTGAGTATGAGTGTTGCTGGGTTTGTTGGCTTTACCGAGGATGTCCGCGGTGATGCCGAACTGTTCAAACCCATGATGATCACCAATTGGAGCCAATTCCTAGAGTATTTTGCCAAACAAGGCTCCGATGGTTACACAGACTTCAACGCCTACCTCCCCTTTGCCGTCAATGGCTGGTTTATGAACGGTGGTGGACGTTGTTGGGTGACTAGCATTGGTACCAAACTCCCCGGTTCACAACCACCGCCACTAGAAGAAACAGCCACGAAGCTCAGAACCTCTGGAAATCGTCCCTCTTTAATGTTTGCCATTAAGCCATCCGAAGGCGAAGAAGATGGCAGCTCCGCTCTTGCCCTACCCGGCGGACGAGTTAATGTTTCAATCCTCCCCGATGAACCTAAAGCCCCGGAAGATCCAGAGGCAGAACCCCCACTCAACACAGGTGAATACTTTAAAGTCATTGTTAGTAGCGGTGGCGAGAAACTCGAAGAGTACAGCCACCTGACAATGAACCCGGATGTCGAGGCACAAGTGGGTACCTATGCCGTCACTGCGATCAATGAAGGGATTGGCGACCAGCAGGCATCTCAATTTTTGTCCGTCACCGATATGTCCACCAGCGGACAACCCCTGTCCCGGCGACCTGTCAACGGCACCTATGAAGTCAGCCCTCCACCCGTCATTTCCAGCCCTGAGCGCTTTCCACGGGATGTGAATGGGGTGCGCGATGACCGCACGGGCGTCCAAGGGATTTTTGAAATTGACGAAGTTTCCATGATTGCCTGCCCCGACCTAATGCTGGCATACCAACGCGGTCTGCTGGATTTGGATCAGGTTCACGGCATCATGGAAATGATGGTTAGTATGTGCGAAAACAACGCACCCAGCCCCAACTACCGCATGGTTGTTCTCGACCCACCACCTTGCAAGGGAGGTGGCGATCCTGTACCCCCTGAGCAACAAAAGCCTCAGCACGTCGCTCAGTGGTTAAGTAACTTCAATCGTCGTTCTATGTTCGGGGCATTGTATTATCCCTGGATTAAAGTGGCGAACCCACGCAATGCCGGACGACCGATTTTGGTTCCTCCCTGCGGTCACATGATGGGGATTTGGTGCCGTACCGATGAGACTCGTGGCGTTTTTAAAGCACCCGCTAACGAAGTTCCTCGCGGTGTCCTGGGTCTAGCCTACGAGACTAACTTCCGCGAACAGGAACTGTTGAACCCTGTGGGGATTAACTGTATCCGCAACTTCGCTAACTACAACCGAGGCTTCCAAGTTTGGGGCGCACGGACTCTGGTAGAACCCGCCAATGTCCAATGGCGCTATATCAGCGTCCGCCGTCTGATTAGCTACATCGAGCGCTCGATTGAAATCGGTACCCAGTGGGTTGTGTTTGAGCCTAACGATCAAGATTTGTGGGCGCGAGTTACCCGCACCGTTAGCAATTTCCTCGAACGGCTATGGCGTGCAGGGGCGTTGTTTGGCGGTTCGCCTGGTGAATCTTTCTACGTCAAGTGCGATGCCAGTATCAATACCCACGAGACAATCATGCTGGGTCGTCTGTATGTCGAAATTGGCGTTTGCCCAGTCCGACCAGCGGAATTTGTGATCTTCCGCATCAGTCAGTGGTCTCCTAACCAATAG
- a CDS encoding phage tail protein, whose product MAIITVENFELEIKGVGDGLQFKSVDLPAYKTDVQHGDALMSGAKGSVRQTLTKKREAAVQITVVTLASGDAKSTSSLMRKWLLQCMPKAEDGGGFPTSARMAEGVIKSYNSAGEMVDSWKMSGVWICKYQIGKLSAEGGLLEETFTLQVDQFDPA is encoded by the coding sequence ATGGCGATTATTACCGTTGAGAATTTTGAATTAGAAATTAAGGGAGTCGGTGACGGTTTACAGTTTAAAAGTGTTGACTTACCAGCATATAAGACTGACGTTCAACACGGTGATGCCCTAATGTCTGGTGCCAAGGGTTCTGTACGGCAGACGCTTACTAAGAAAAGGGAGGCAGCGGTTCAAATCACCGTAGTAACCCTAGCGAGTGGAGATGCAAAGAGTACTAGCTCGTTGATGCGAAAGTGGCTGTTACAGTGTATGCCGAAGGCAGAGGATGGTGGCGGCTTTCCTACAAGTGCCAGAATGGCAGAAGGCGTAATTAAATCTTATAACTCAGCCGGAGAAATGGTAGATTCGTGGAAGATGAGCGGAGTTTGGATTTGTAAATATCAAATCGGAAAACTCAGTGCCGAAGGCGGATTGCTAGAAGAAACTTTTACGCTACAGGTTGACCAGTTCGATCCAGCTTGA
- a CDS encoding phage tail protein, translating to MADAVELLSSDNFDVAIGDIKDIIVKEVSGMSVEMSPKGADNAIGSGPKGKSLVLSVPSQPKYGEITLVLVPGAHQGGNDDKLWTWYKDCASKANLGEAAKARTLRKEMTINVYYSGSDQKVGLTYSFVGVLPNSFDVPKRDAGSSELETWTLKLNYERMKFTVSA from the coding sequence ATGGCTGATGCCGTTGAATTGCTATCTAGTGATAACTTCGATGTAGCAATTGGTGATATCAAAGACATCATTGTCAAAGAAGTCAGTGGGATGTCAGTAGAAATGTCCCCAAAGGGTGCTGATAATGCCATCGGTTCTGGCCCGAAGGGAAAATCTCTGGTTCTTAGTGTTCCAAGTCAACCGAAGTATGGCGAGATAACGCTCGTTTTGGTGCCAGGAGCGCATCAGGGTGGAAATGACGATAAGCTGTGGACGTGGTACAAGGATTGCGCCTCGAAAGCTAACCTTGGGGAAGCAGCAAAAGCGCGAACCTTACGTAAAGAAATGACAATTAATGTCTATTACTCTGGTTCAGATCAGAAGGTAGGGTTAACGTACAGCTTTGTAGGGGTGCTTCCCAATAGTTTTGATGTTCCTAAGCGGGACGCAGGGAGTAGCGAACTAGAGACTTGGACGCTTAAGCTTAACTATGAGCGGATGAAGTTTACTGTATCTGCATAG
- a CDS encoding phage tail protein — MTDFPEILTTCRFFLELKLNGSNDAVDGYFMDCSGFKSTQQVIEISEVTPQKWGKDGESKGRIVTTKIPGKVSYSNITLRRGLTCSMTLWNWIQAVQDGDWAEQRRDGSLVIYNQAAEEQFRFEFQRAWPTSYKISDVNAAGGELEIEEIEMTVEQLKRIQVARNDSN, encoded by the coding sequence GTGACAGACTTCCCTGAAATCCTCACTACTTGCCGATTTTTTCTAGAACTAAAACTCAATGGCAGCAATGATGCAGTAGACGGCTACTTTATGGATTGTAGCGGTTTTAAGTCTACCCAACAGGTGATAGAAATCTCTGAGGTGACACCTCAGAAGTGGGGAAAAGATGGAGAGTCGAAGGGTCGAATTGTCACTACAAAAATTCCGGGTAAGGTTAGTTACAGCAATATTACTCTGCGCCGGGGTCTGACTTGTTCGATGACGTTATGGAACTGGATTCAAGCTGTGCAGGATGGAGACTGGGCTGAACAAAGACGAGATGGTTCTTTGGTGATTTATAATCAAGCGGCGGAAGAACAGTTTAGATTTGAGTTTCAACGGGCGTGGCCTACTAGCTATAAAATTTCTGATGTGAATGCGGCTGGGGGTGAGCTGGAGATTGAAGAAATAGAAATGACAGTTGAACAGTTAAAACGGATTCAAGTAGCAAGGAATGATTCAAACTGA
- a CDS encoding phage tail assembly protein — MDSDRIQTEFEFVLPRGLVDAQGGVHRQGVMRLATAKDEMCVQKDRGVQDNPAYGVLVMFSRVITCIGTVTEVTPTLLEGLFSRDLAYLREFYNRINQEGEAYIPVQCPQCNRQFQVELSLSGEF, encoded by the coding sequence ATGGACAGCGATCGCATCCAAACAGAATTTGAATTTGTCCTCCCTAGAGGATTGGTCGATGCTCAAGGGGGCGTTCATCGCCAGGGGGTGATGCGCCTGGCAACGGCAAAAGATGAAATGTGCGTCCAAAAAGACCGGGGCGTTCAGGATAATCCAGCTTATGGAGTCTTGGTGATGTTCTCGCGGGTGATTACCTGTATCGGCACTGTAACAGAGGTAACGCCTACGCTGTTGGAGGGTCTTTTCTCGCGGGATTTGGCATATTTGCGGGAGTTTTACAATCGCATTAACCAGGAGGGGGAAGCTTACATTCCGGTTCAGTGTCCCCAGTGCAATCGTCAATTTCAGGTGGAGCTTTCTCTATCGGGGGAATTCTAG
- a CDS encoding DUF6760 family protein, which translates to MLRQEVALIAFHFHWSLEDILNLEHRDRRDWVTEISQLMQPE; encoded by the coding sequence ATACTACGCCAAGAGGTAGCCTTGATAGCGTTCCACTTTCACTGGTCTTTAGAGGATATCCTCAATCTGGAACATCGCGATCGCCGGGATTGGGTGACAGAAATTAGTCAGCTGATGCAACCAGAATAA
- a CDS encoding DUF928 domain-containing protein, with amino-acid sequence MVNKYSVYFTTLSLALLVGLSAIATSFPATATTKSQPIQQPSLNRREMRVAGRLKFRLPRRVGAPRTREPGASRGSSTCAAEGKSLMALLPSTNIGLTVAAHPTLFVALPEASVQEAEFILYNGETSEQVKYETTLPIPNVGGVVSVSLPQKDAPPLVVGKTYRWSLSVICDPEDRGADIVVEGWIQRVQPSSVLRNALQKAAPRDRPAIYADAGMWLDTLSSLADLRNANPSDLTLETDWQDLLKSVNLGTVAKEPLIVDITQKPTP; translated from the coding sequence ATGGTGAATAAGTATTCTGTGTATTTCACAACACTCTCCTTAGCCTTGTTGGTGGGGCTTAGTGCGATCGCTACCAGCTTTCCAGCCACCGCCACCACAAAAAGCCAACCGATTCAACAACCCAGCCTGAACCGCAGAGAAATGCGTGTAGCAGGTCGCCTAAAATTTAGGCTGCCAAGAAGGGTTGGGGCACCCCGGACTAGAGAACCCGGAGCATCGCGTGGTAGCAGCACCTGCGCTGCCGAAGGAAAGTCGCTCATGGCATTGTTGCCCAGCACAAATATAGGATTAACTGTAGCTGCTCATCCGACTTTATTTGTTGCTCTTCCTGAAGCTTCCGTTCAGGAAGCAGAGTTTATTCTGTATAACGGGGAAACCAGTGAGCAGGTAAAATACGAAACAACATTGCCGATTCCAAATGTGGGAGGTGTTGTTAGTGTTAGCCTTCCTCAAAAGGATGCACCACCGCTGGTTGTTGGCAAAACATACCGTTGGTCGTTATCAGTGATTTGCGACCCCGAAGATCGGGGGGCAGATATTGTTGTAGAAGGGTGGATTCAACGAGTCCAACCAAGTTCCGTTTTGAGAAATGCCTTACAGAAAGCAGCACCGCGCGATCGCCCAGCAATCTATGCAGATGCTGGGATGTGGCTTGACACTCTTTCATCTCTAGCTGACTTACGTAACGCCAATCCTAGCGATTTAACCTTAGAGACCGATTGGCAAGACTTGTTAAAGTCAGTTAATCTCGGCACAGTGGCTAAAGAACCCTTAATAGTAGATATCACTCAGAAACCAACACCGTAA